The Pseudomonadota bacterium genome includes a region encoding these proteins:
- a CDS encoding BrnT family toxin, whose translation MKPITWNPDKNKLLQSERRISFEEVVYHIAVGGILDTLEHSNQERYPGQQIHVIEIEGYVYLVPFVETEDEVFLKTIIPSRKAT comes from the coding sequence GTGAAACCGATCACATGGAACCCGGACAAGAACAAGCTCCTCCAATCCGAAAGAAGAATTTCTTTCGAGGAAGTGGTTTATCACATCGCCGTTGGAGGCATCCTGGATACCCTGGAACATTCGAATCAGGAGCGCTATCCCGGACAGCAGATTCATGTGATCGAGATTGAAGGCTATGTCTATCTCGTGCCTTTTGTTGAGACGGAGGACGAGGTTTTTCTCAAGACCATTATCCCGAGCCGAAAGGCGACTTAG
- a CDS encoding PadR family transcriptional regulator, which translates to MEINKELIAASSTPLVLAILTEGESYGYAIGKRVRELSGGRLEWTDGMLYPVLHRLEKHGFIEAHWAVADTGRRRKYYRITRSGREQLVEQRRQWQAVEDTLRDIWPFTDRLQEA; encoded by the coding sequence ATGGAAATCAACAAGGAGCTCATCGCCGCCTCATCCACCCCGCTGGTGCTGGCCATCCTGACCGAGGGCGAGAGCTACGGCTACGCCATCGGCAAGCGCGTGCGCGAGCTCTCCGGCGGGCGGCTGGAATGGACCGACGGCATGCTCTATCCCGTGCTGCACCGGCTCGAGAAGCACGGTTTCATCGAGGCGCACTGGGCGGTGGCCGACACCGGCCGCAGGCGCAAGTACTACCGAATCACCAGAAGCGGCCGCGAGCAGCTCGTCGAGCAGCGCCGGCAGTGGCAGGCGGTCGAGGACACCCTGCGCGACATCTGGCCCTTTACCGATCGGCTACAGGAAGCCTGA
- a CDS encoding TIGR00341 family protein, producing MDVRLIEMSLAVDRIDGLRNRVAELEPLEIDAFADPSGERGILRVLVCKRQVENFVNHFESLAERYDDFRMTLYAVEATLPAPPEPDEETETSIEGEEENQEEADRLSRIELHAQVGKNARLNAEYLWMVFFSSVVAAVGLVQGNVAVIVGAMVIAPLLGPNMALALAATLADTRLGFRAIKTGMSGVVVAVALGLACGWVFDADPTLPEIASRTRISELDLVLALAAGGAGALATTSGIAGALVGVMVAVALLPPLLVAALLAGAGHWKGAAGAALLYSTNIAALNLAAMAVFLSRGITPRKWWEKKRARRSATLFMVLWFLILAALAVGFIYYNLRLPSPG from the coding sequence ATGGACGTGCGCCTGATCGAGATGAGCCTGGCGGTTGACCGAATAGACGGGCTGAGAAACCGCGTGGCCGAACTCGAACCACTCGAGATCGACGCCTTCGCCGATCCCTCCGGCGAGCGCGGCATATTGCGCGTTCTGGTGTGCAAGCGCCAGGTCGAGAACTTCGTCAACCACTTCGAATCGCTGGCCGAGCGCTACGACGATTTCCGGATGACGCTGTACGCGGTCGAGGCCACGCTGCCGGCACCGCCCGAGCCGGATGAAGAAACCGAAACCAGCATCGAAGGCGAGGAAGAGAACCAGGAAGAGGCCGATCGCCTCAGCCGCATCGAGCTTCACGCGCAGGTCGGAAAGAACGCCCGCCTTAATGCCGAATACCTCTGGATGGTCTTCTTTTCCTCGGTGGTCGCCGCCGTCGGGCTGGTTCAGGGCAACGTCGCGGTGATTGTAGGCGCGATGGTCATCGCTCCCCTGCTCGGCCCCAACATGGCGCTGGCGCTGGCGGCCACGCTGGCCGACACCCGCCTGGGTTTCAGAGCGATCAAGACCGGGATGAGCGGGGTGGTGGTGGCCGTGGCGCTCGGCCTGGCTTGCGGGTGGGTATTCGACGCCGACCCGACCCTGCCCGAGATCGCAAGCCGCACCCGCATCAGCGAGCTCGACCTGGTCCTTGCCCTGGCCGCCGGTGGCGCCGGCGCATTGGCGACCACCAGTGGCATCGCCGGGGCGCTGGTCGGCGTGATGGTCGCCGTGGCCCTACTGCCGCCGCTGCTGGTCGCCGCACTGCTGGCCGGGGCCGGCCACTGGAAGGGAGCGGCCGGGGCCGCCCTGCTCTACAGCACCAACATCGCCGCGCTGAACCTCGCTGCGATGGCGGTTTTCCTGAGCCGCGGCATCACGCCGCGCAAGTGGTGGGAAAAGAAACGCGCCCGTCGGTCGGCGACTCTCTTCATGGTGCTCTGGTTCTTGATCCT
- a CDS encoding DUF1778 domain-containing protein, whose translation MATALNVESSARDAWLDFRLQSEHKRLIEQAAVVSGQSLSEFALSHLVGAAREAVDQATTTRLNRRDRDAFLALISADAEPNEALTAAADQFRRRGA comes from the coding sequence ATGGCCACCGCGTTGAACGTCGAATCGTCCGCACGCGATGCTTGGCTCGATTTCCGGCTCCAGAGTGAGCACAAGCGCCTGATCGAGCAGGCGGCGGTGGTCAGCGGCCAGTCGTTGTCGGAGTTCGCGCTGTCTCATTTGGTTGGGGCGGCGCGCGAGGCGGTTGATCAGGCCACCACGACACGGCTCAACCGGCGCGATCGCGACGCTTTTCTGGCGCTGATTTCGGCGGATGCCGAACCCAACGAGGCGCTCACGGCCGCTGCCGACCAATTCCGCCGTCGAGGTGCCTGA
- a CDS encoding DSD1 family PLP-dependent enzyme produces MGRSVMTPTHMSTPALLVDEERFTRNVERLNRHLERLGVALRPHLKTVKNIELARRMIAGHPGGAAVSTLAEADYFFAAGIDDLLYAVGIAPGKLTEAAKRLAEGMELILVLDHPEAARAVAAAAAENGTDFQVLLEIDADGHRAGFRSDDPELIEAAMILHDGGATPAGVMVHAGGSYGCRDRDCLVRMAGQERDAAVTAVEALRAAGFEAPVVSVGSTPTAMFAEDLTGVTEVRAGVYAFMDLVMAGLGVCDIDDIALSVLTEVIGHRGKHGQVIVDAGWMALSRDRGTADQALDHGYGLVCDESGRALLPDVIVQATNQEHGILARRDGEPLNLDEFPIGRRFRILPNHACATGGQFEHFWMVDSQGWPVERLARCRGW; encoded by the coding sequence ATGGGCAGATCTGTCATGACGCCAACCCACATGAGTACCCCTGCACTGCTGGTCGATGAAGAACGCTTTACGCGCAACGTCGAGCGCCTGAACCGGCACCTCGAGCGCCTGGGCGTTGCGCTGCGCCCGCACCTGAAGACGGTGAAGAACATCGAGCTGGCCCGGCGCATGATCGCCGGGCATCCCGGCGGTGCGGCGGTTTCCACGCTGGCCGAGGCGGACTATTTTTTTGCTGCCGGCATCGATGACCTCCTCTATGCCGTCGGCATCGCGCCGGGCAAGCTCACTGAGGCAGCCAAGCGCCTGGCCGAGGGCATGGAGTTGATCCTGGTCCTTGACCACCCCGAAGCAGCCCGGGCCGTTGCGGCCGCGGCCGCGGAAAATGGAACCGATTTTCAGGTGCTGCTCGAGATCGACGCCGACGGTCATCGTGCCGGATTTCGATCGGATGACCCTGAACTGATCGAAGCCGCCATGATCCTCCACGATGGTGGCGCAACACCGGCTGGTGTGATGGTTCACGCGGGCGGCTCCTACGGCTGCAGGGATCGAGACTGCCTGGTGCGAATGGCCGGTCAGGAACGCGATGCCGCGGTCACTGCGGTCGAGGCGCTTCGTGCGGCCGGATTCGAGGCACCGGTGGTCAGCGTGGGCTCGACGCCGACGGCAATGTTCGCCGAAGACCTCACGGGCGTTACCGAAGTGCGCGCCGGCGTCTACGCCTTCATGGACCTGGTCATGGCCGGCCTGGGCGTGTGCGACATCGATGACATTGCCCTGTCCGTGCTGACCGAGGTGATCGGCCACCGCGGCAAACACGGCCAGGTGATTGTCGATGCCGGCTGGATGGCGCTCTCGCGCGACCGCGGCACGGCGGACCAGGCCCTCGACCACGGCTACGGCCTGGTCTGTGACGAATCCGGTCGCGCCCTGTTACCCGATGTCATCGTTCAAGCCACCAACCAGGAGCACGGCATCCTCGCCCGCAGAGACGGCGAGCCGCTGAATCTCGACGAGTTCCCGATCGGTCGCCGGTTCCGCATCCTGCCCAATCACGCCTGCGCGACTGGCGGGCAGTTCGAGCATTTCTGGATGGTGGATTCACAAGGCTGGCCGGTGGAGCGACTGGCGCGCTGCCGCGGCTGGTGA
- a CDS encoding antitoxin has protein sequence MSRLDQEEREIYEAFENGELERSTNAEDSQLRHRQYAEAMFKKDARINIRLSSRDLRGLQKKALAEGIPYQTLIASILHKYVEGRLREDS, from the coding sequence ATGAGCAGACTGGATCAAGAAGAGCGTGAAATTTACGAAGCCTTCGAGAACGGAGAGCTCGAGCGCTCGACGAATGCCGAGGACAGCCAGCTTCGTCATCGACAGTATGCCGAAGCCATGTTCAAGAAGGATGCGCGGATCAATATCCGGCTCTCTTCCAGGGACTTGAGAGGCTTGCAGAAGAAGGCGCTGGCGGAGGGGATTCCTTACCAGACCCTGATTGCCAGCATCCTCCACAAATACGTGGAAGGTCGTCTGCGCGAGGACTCATAG
- the ppc gene encoding phosphoenolpyruvate carboxylase, producing the protein MKRQDIDFPPEHRPLRDDVSLLGGMIGELLREQCGDGLFERVETARSAAIARRTGEDDGSALLAQCRIDDAGQADAFVRAFAAWFRMVNLAEQVHRIRRRREYMAAGEGAQPDSLADVFEQLSDQGHDWETVRSRLGELLIEPVFTAHPTEATRRSILEKEQRMATYLVERLDPGLSENAANRLVDRVRMEQTIAWQTAEQSRSRPTVADEAEHAHYYLANVLYRVAPVLHENLAEAASRAWGMDLWPGDLPSVLRFGSWVGGDMDGNPNVTGETVMETLTEQRRQVVGNYLGEIRRLNRLLSQTDGRAGIDQAVRERISAYRKLMPQVAESIPARHADMPYRVLLYLVEARLKATLEDGESAYGHVDEFAADLACIADSLKENRGQRAGLFPIGRLQRRVDIFGFHLAALDLRIDSGDLHEAVAELIDDSDWPERDPQERTRYLTDAVGRGRVPDGRASGATRPVYKLLAAAARAHQKFGARAITTLIISMSRNADDILAAWFMARAAGVAKDRLDIVPLFETVDDLIAAEGVMKALLGLEVWRELLAERDNRQTIMLGYSDSNKDGGMVASRWSLQDAQRKLLALFDGHGVKVTFFHGRGGTVGRGGGKTPRAVLAAPAGSVGGRLRVTEQGEVIHRKYGLRTIAVRNLEQTTGAVIKAGFVEVDPDTETGPWRQALARLAELSRNAYRDLVYGDESFSDYFRLATPIDVIERLRIGSRPASRAKKTGISGLRAIPWVFAWGQSRQGLPGWYGLGSGLERLISEIGVDSVEEMAREWLFFSNLLADAEMGLAKADMGIGRHYARLAGELGERYFPTIEAEFERTREMICRIRGQDGLLDGDPTLKRSILLRNPYVDPMSFTQVELLERWRAGGSKDEALERALIDSVHGIAQGLQNTG; encoded by the coding sequence ATGAAACGTCAGGATATCGATTTCCCGCCCGAACACCGCCCGCTGCGCGACGACGTCAGCCTGCTGGGGGGCATGATCGGGGAACTGCTGCGCGAGCAGTGCGGGGATGGCCTGTTCGAGCGTGTCGAGACGGCGCGCTCGGCCGCCATCGCCCGTCGCACGGGCGAGGACGACGGGTCGGCGCTGCTGGCGCAGTGCCGCATCGACGACGCCGGGCAAGCCGACGCCTTCGTGCGTGCCTTCGCCGCCTGGTTCCGCATGGTCAACCTGGCCGAACAGGTCCACCGCATCCGCCGCCGCCGCGAGTACATGGCCGCCGGCGAGGGCGCTCAGCCGGACTCGCTGGCCGACGTGTTCGAGCAGCTTTCCGACCAGGGACATGACTGGGAGACCGTCCGCTCCCGGCTGGGCGAGCTGCTGATCGAGCCGGTCTTTACCGCCCATCCCACCGAAGCCACGCGGCGCTCGATCCTGGAGAAGGAGCAGCGCATGGCCACCTACCTGGTCGAGCGGCTCGACCCTGGCCTGTCGGAAAACGCGGCCAATCGCCTGGTCGATCGGGTGCGCATGGAGCAGACTATCGCCTGGCAGACGGCAGAGCAGTCGCGCTCGCGACCGACCGTGGCCGACGAGGCCGAGCACGCGCACTACTACCTGGCCAACGTGCTCTACCGCGTCGCCCCGGTGCTGCACGAAAACCTGGCCGAGGCCGCCAGCCGCGCCTGGGGCATGGACCTGTGGCCCGGCGATCTGCCGTCGGTGCTGCGCTTCGGCTCCTGGGTCGGCGGCGACATGGACGGCAACCCCAACGTCACCGGCGAGACGGTGATGGAGACCCTGACCGAACAGCGCCGCCAGGTGGTCGGCAACTATCTCGGGGAGATCCGCCGCCTCAATCGCCTGCTCAGCCAGACCGACGGCCGTGCCGGTATCGACCAGGCGGTGCGCGAGCGCATCAGCGCCTACCGCAAGCTGATGCCGCAGGTGGCCGAATCGATCCCCGCCCGTCATGCCGATATGCCCTACCGCGTGCTGCTCTACCTGGTCGAGGCACGGCTGAAGGCCACGCTGGAAGATGGTGAGTCCGCTTACGGTCACGTCGACGAGTTCGCCGCCGACCTGGCCTGCATTGCTGACAGCCTGAAGGAAAACCGGGGCCAGCGCGCCGGTCTGTTCCCGATCGGGCGGCTGCAGCGCCGCGTCGACATCTTCGGCTTCCACCTGGCCGCGCTCGACCTGCGCATCGACTCCGGCGACCTGCACGAAGCCGTCGCCGAGCTGATTGACGACTCCGACTGGCCCGAGCGCGACCCGCAGGAAAGAACCCGCTACCTCACCGACGCCGTAGGTCGGGGCCGCGTCCCCGACGGACGAGCTTCCGGCGCCACCCGCCCGGTCTACAAACTCCTCGCCGCGGCGGCCCGCGCCCACCAAAAATTCGGCGCCCGCGCCATCACCACCCTGATCATTTCCATGAGCCGCAACGCCGACGACATTCTGGCCGCCTGGTTCATGGCGCGCGCCGCCGGCGTGGCGAAGGACCGCCTCGACATCGTGCCGCTGTTCGAAACCGTCGACGACCTGATCGCGGCCGAAGGCGTCATGAAAGCGTTGCTGGGCCTGGAGGTGTGGCGCGAGCTGCTGGCCGAGCGCGACAACCGCCAGACGATCATGCTCGGCTATTCCGACTCCAACAAGGACGGCGGCATGGTCGCCTCGCGCTGGTCGCTGCAGGACGCCCAGCGCAAGCTGCTGGCGCTGTTCGACGGGCACGGCGTGAAGGTCACTTTCTTCCACGGCCGCGGCGGCACGGTCGGCCGCGGCGGCGGCAAGACGCCGCGGGCGGTGCTGGCGGCGCCGGCCGGTTCCGTCGGCGGACGGCTTCGCGTGACCGAGCAGGGCGAAGTCATTCATCGCAAGTACGGGCTGCGCACCATCGCGGTGCGAAATCTCGAGCAGACCACCGGCGCGGTCATCAAGGCCGGTTTCGTCGAGGTCGACCCCGATACCGAGACGGGCCCTTGGCGGCAGGCTCTGGCGCGCCTGGCCGAGCTTTCGCGCAACGCCTACCGCGACCTGGTCTACGGCGACGAGAGCTTCAGCGACTACTTCCGCCTGGCCACGCCCATCGACGTGATCGAGCGCCTGCGCATCGGCTCGCGCCCGGCCTCGCGCGCGAAAAAGACCGGGATTTCGGGCCTGCGGGCCATTCCCTGGGTGTTCGCCTGGGGCCAGTCGCGCCAGGGCCTGCCGGGCTGGTACGGCCTGGGCAGCGGACTGGAGCGGCTAATCAGCGAGATCGGTGTCGACTCGGTCGAGGAGATGGCGCGCGAATGGCTGTTCTTTTCCAACCTGCTGGCCGACGCCGAGATGGGCCTGGCGAAGGCTGACATGGGTATCGGGCGCCATTACGCGCGCCTGGCCGGTGAGCTGGGCGAGCGCTATTTCCCGACCATCGAAGCCGAGTTCGAGCGAACCCGCGAGATGATCTGCCGCATTCGGGGACAGGACGGGCTGCTCGACGGCGACCCCACGCTCAAGCGCTCGATCCTGCTGAGAAACCCCTACGTCGACCCGATGAGCTTCACCCAGGTCGAGTTGCTCGAGCGCTGGCGCGCCGGCGGCTCGAAGGACGAGGCCCTGGAACGGGCCCTGATCGACAGCGTCCACGGCATTGCCCAGGGGCTGCAGAACACGGGCTGA